A stretch of Abyssogena phaseoliformis symbiont OG214 DNA encodes these proteins:
- a CDS encoding baseplate assembly protein yields MRQRINDSIKATMVSTATGSDLDNLLLLFGVKRLTITPVSDTPPVEAVMEADDNYRRRGLLVLEPFSTAGPKLGYEYHGLGVVGVHDIVVSGTSTSNGVVDIKVMSATSQASETLLDKVRGALNDEKIRPMATQLIVESATAVDYQIQATLALNNTPESALSLGAAIKAVDEYVALRFKIGKNTHLSGIYTALQQPGVEGIELILPASNVSVNNTQFANNTAISIS; encoded by the coding sequence TTGCGTCAAAGAATTAATGACAGCATTAAAGCCACTATGGTTTCAACAGCAACAGGTTCTGATTTGGATAATTTACTGCTACTATTTGGCGTTAAGCGTTTAACTATTACACCAGTTAGTGACACACCGCCAGTAGAAGCAGTGATGGAGGCTGATGATAATTATCGTAGGCGAGGTTTATTAGTGCTTGAGCCATTCTCAACCGCAGGCCCAAAACTTGGTTATGAATATCATGGGTTGGGTGTTGTCGGTGTGCATGACATCGTTGTATCAGGCACAAGCACAAGCAACGGCGTAGTTGACATTAAAGTGATGAGTGCCACAAGTCAGGCAAGCGAGACTTTGTTAGATAAAGTAAGAGGCGCATTAAATGATGAAAAAATTAGACCTATGGCAACACAGCTCATTGTTGAAAGTGCTACTGCAGTTGATTATCAAATACAAGCAACATTAGCGCTTAATAACACGCCTGAGTCTGCACTATCACTTGGTGCTGCTATCAAAGCTGTTGATGAGTACGTTGCTTTAAGGTTTAAAATCGGCAAAAATACCCATTTGTCGGGTATTTATACAGCATTGCAACAACCAGGTGTTGAAGGTATTGAATTAATATTGCCTGCTTCTAATGTATCTGTAAATAATACTCAATTTGCAAATAATACAGCAATAAGTATTTCTTAA
- a CDS encoding DUF1320 family protein, which produces MTKYVDALDRSDDNNLNSACLLAVAKFADVFEFDNSDQAAAVDVVALINVHLKDAYSEINSYLNARYQLPVFGSKVSVAAK; this is translated from the coding sequence ATGACTAAATACGTTGATGCGTTAGATAGGTCTGATGATAATAATCTGAACAGTGCATGTCTGTTGGCAGTGGCTAAGTTTGCTGATGTTTTTGAGTTTGATAATTCAGACCAAGCGGCGGCTGTTGATGTAGTAGCGTTGATTAATGTGCATTTAAAAGATGCTTATAGTGAGATTAACAGTTATTTAAACGCTCGTTATCAGTTGCCCGTGTTTGGCTCAAAAGTGTCAGTAGCGGCAAAGTGA
- a CDS encoding phage tail protein I, translating to MDSLLPPNATALELNIDARLSALSINIKHNKNPGLIDVFLLDLLAQELSVDYWSSNWGEAKKRATIKASVEIHRHKGTLYAVRTAIEQITQDYQIIEWFVDSALPQALPAVLATGSGAPNTVEVVLSVNTSASATKEVLAVIDNAKPLHVHAAVSISQSVDAELALIAAGYFETHLMLEGIAKVGFGNTGYTPSVNTISLQSEQIKLAPSSAIAKDNKITLINQLSGSQEFSIREIAICLDDDTLLCLWSSVTQVAGEKVANTIFKITIVLELSGVDASNVSFTINDFAHAELHTYINDTNGHGVDDHKNDKNNPHKVTAKQLGAVTHPELDTYKLQVDQALNNLNQLVLSITANTVAGVDFGVVSNIAANSTDNVGVVLVLVLADHSDNFDKHTTNTIILHPEVADKDYVITNTRTQLSASKAYKAKAFVEHKNSKGSKLPKIYYSNFVNFTGSVNRNWIVSGASNLGAAKVMVTNWCTGDTITFSWQSAYHIGTGNGSAIKYRTETRTETC from the coding sequence ATGGATAGTTTATTACCACCAAATGCAACTGCACTTGAGCTCAATATTGATGCTCGATTAAGTGCGTTGTCCATTAATATAAAACATAATAAAAACCCTGGTTTAATTGATGTGTTTTTGCTGGATTTATTGGCGCAAGAACTTAGTGTTGATTATTGGAGTAGTAATTGGGGTGAAGCAAAGAAGCGTGCAACTATTAAAGCAAGCGTTGAAATTCACCGCCACAAAGGCACACTATACGCTGTAAGAACTGCAATTGAGCAAATCACCCAAGACTATCAAATTATCGAATGGTTTGTAGACTCTGCTCTACCGCAGGCCTTGCCTGCTGTGCTTGCGACAGGCTCAGGCGCTCCAAACACTGTAGAAGTTGTTTTATCAGTTAACACTTCTGCATCGGCAACTAAAGAAGTCTTAGCAGTAATTGACAACGCTAAACCGCTGCATGTACATGCAGCGGTTTCAATCTCACAATCTGTAGATGCGGAATTAGCACTTATTGCAGCAGGTTATTTTGAGACGCATTTAATGCTTGAAGGAATTGCCAAAGTTGGCTTTGGCAATACAGGATACACGCCGAGCGTAAACACTATTTCTTTGCAATCTGAACAAATTAAACTAGCACCTAGTTCTGCAATCGCTAAAGACAATAAAATTACATTAATTAACCAATTATCAGGTAGCCAAGAATTTAGTATTCGTGAAATTGCCATCTGCTTAGATGATGACACGCTGTTATGCCTTTGGTCATCTGTAACACAAGTAGCAGGCGAAAAAGTCGCTAACACTATTTTTAAAATTACCATTGTTTTAGAGCTTAGCGGTGTTGATGCTAGTAATGTGAGTTTTACAATTAATGACTTTGCTCATGCTGAACTTCACACGTATATTAATGATACCAACGGTCATGGCGTGGATGACCACAAGAACGATAAAAATAATCCACACAAAGTCACCGCTAAACAACTGGGTGCAGTTACACACCCAGAACTTGATACTTACAAGCTTCAAGTTGATCAAGCGCTCAATAATCTAAATCAATTAGTATTAAGCATCACCGCTAACACGGTAGCAGGCGTTGATTTTGGCGTTGTATCAAACATTGCTGCAAATAGCACAGATAATGTCGGCGTTGTACTTGTACTTGTACTTGCAGACCATTCTGATAATTTTGACAAACACACAACGAATACCATTATTTTACACCCCGAAGTTGCAGATAAGGATTATGTTATTACTAATACCAGGACGCAACTCAGTGCAAGTAAGGCTTATAAAGCCAAAGCATTTGTTGAGCATAAGAATAGCAAGGGTAGTAAATTACCAAAAATTTATTATTCCAATTTTGTTAACTTTACCGGCTCTGTTAATCGCAACTGGATAGTCAGTGGTGCATCAAATTTAGGAGCTGCTAAAGTGATGGTTACAAATTGGTGCACAGGCGACACAATTACATTCTCTTGGCAGTCTGCTTATCATATTGGAACAGGCAATGGTTCAGCAATTAAGTATAGAACCGAAACTAGAACGGAGACTTGCTAA
- a CDS encoding dihydroorotate dehydrogenase electron transfer subunit, whose translation MNKASIRVCDCQILAHYQFEGEQYILTLASDIIAKQTKPGQFVHLTVSSALAMRRPISIMSVDIENGTFDLLYKVVGEGTRQLSQRKVGDVLSVIGPIGNGFKLTDKKRPLLIGGGVGMPPMIAIAQQIKDLDYESFAILGSEAPFPFADKLANNNKDYQGATHTMPGLEDWGIECRLASLQSFDGVFKGFVTDLAKVYLDGLTADERMQVTVYACGPHPMLVAVASLAKEYDLPCQVSLEENMACAVGGCTGCVVEVQTDQSIAMKRVCVDGPVFDAYQVF comes from the coding sequence ATGAATAAAGCCAGTATTAGGGTGTGTGATTGTCAAATTCTGGCACATTATCAGTTTGAAGGCGAACAATATATTTTAACCCTGGCATCAGACATCATTGCCAAACAAACCAAGCCAGGACAGTTTGTACACCTTACTGTCTCTAGTGCTTTAGCCATGAGGCGACCTATTTCAATTATGTCAGTTGATATTGAAAATGGCACTTTTGATTTGCTTTATAAGGTCGTGGGTGAAGGTACTCGCCAATTATCACAACGTAAAGTGGGCGATGTGTTGTCAGTCATTGGTCCTATCGGTAATGGCTTTAAACTCACTGATAAAAAAAGACCTCTATTGATTGGTGGCGGTGTGGGTATGCCACCGATGATTGCCATTGCACAGCAAATAAAAGACCTTGACTATGAATCTTTTGCAATCCTAGGCTCCGAAGCACCCTTTCCCTTTGCTGACAAGTTAGCTAATAATAACAAGGATTATCAAGGTGCAACACACACCATGCCTGGGTTAGAAGATTGGGGTATTGAATGTCGCTTAGCCAGTTTGCAAAGTTTTGATGGTGTATTTAAGGGTTTTGTAACCGATTTAGCCAAAGTATATTTAGATGGTCTAACGGCTGATGAAAGAATGCAAGTTACAGTATATGCTTGTGGTCCACACCCAATGTTAGTAGCAGTGGCTAGTTTGGCTAAAGAATACGACTTACCTTGTCAAGTTTCATTAGAGGAAAATATGGCTTGTGCTGTGGGCGGTTGCACAGGCTGTGTGGTTGAAGTACAAACTGATCAGAGCATTGCCATGAAACGTGTTTGTGTTGACGGTCCAGTATTTGATGCCTATCAAGTATTTTGA
- a CDS encoding HAD-IC family P-type ATPase, with product MDRRKASTDIHRSVRFFYLQKHLFGDRIEGHKFARTIKGKMIIMLNDCKEMRDIFSEFNISTTELKYTPSRKKEGKKFDLMTGQGVKAEVDNQIVLFGNNRLMHKYNINIDELRAESALRSQEAKTPIYLAINGKAAVFADPTKANSSVAVKQMQKAGLKVILLTGDNKATAQAVANSVNITDVIAEVMSNEKAEKIKQLKINGGVVGMVGDGINDAPVLAIADVGFAIGTGHRCCY from the coding sequence ATGGATAGGAGGAAAGCGTCGACTGATATTCATCGTTCTGTTCGGTTTTTTTATTTGCAAAAGCACTTATTTGGTGACAGAATAGAAGGTCATAAGTTTGCACGGACAATTAAAGGTAAGATGATTATCATGTTGAATGATTGCAAAGAAATGAGGGACATATTTTCTGAATTCAATATTAGTACTACTGAACTGAAATATACACCTAGTAGAAAAAAAGAAGGTAAGAAATTTGACTTAATGACAGGGCAAGGGGTTAAAGCAGAAGTAGACAATCAAATAGTTTTATTTGGTAATAATCGCTTAATGCATAAATATAATATTAATATTGATGAACTGCGAGCGGAATCAGCCCTGCGTTCTCAAGAGGCTAAAACGCCTATTTATTTAGCCATTAATGGCAAGGCTGCGGTATTTGCAGACCCAACCAAAGCAAATTCTTCAGTAGCTGTCAAACAAATGCAAAAGGCTGGATTAAAAGTGATACTACTAACGGGTGATAATAAAGCCACAGCACAAGCTGTCGCCAATTCAGTTAATATCACCGATGTTATTGCTGAGGTAATGTCCAATGAAAAAGCCGAAAAAATAAAACAATTAAAAATCAATGGTGGTGTTGTGGGTATGGTTGGAGATGGCATTAATGATGCACCAGTATTGGCTATAGCTGATGTTGGTTTTGCAATTGGCACAGGCCACAGATGTTGCTATTGA
- a CDS encoding phage baseplate assembly protein V, with translation MDDLKQRKDIQALANQVRNLAQVSIITEIDFANVKARVEFDTDFVSDWLPWTETLAGNTHTWTPPQVGDQAIVLAHSTYTQRAIWLLV, from the coding sequence ATGGATGATTTAAAACAAAGAAAAGACATACAAGCCTTAGCAAATCAAGTACGTAATTTAGCACAAGTTAGCATTATTACTGAAATTGATTTTGCAAATGTAAAAGCCAGGGTTGAATTTGACACTGATTTTGTCAGCGACTGGTTGCCATGGACTGAGACACTTGCGGGCAATACACATACTTGGACACCCCCACAGGTTGGTGATCAAGCGATTGTGTTGGCGCACTCAACATACACGCAACGGGCAATATGGTTATTAGTTTAG
- a CDS encoding PAAR domain-containing protein codes for MTAAVGRLDDNCTGHSCPSVAGSNNVTVNSIKVLRVDDGYASHTCSAIPETHGGSQAVGSSSVTVNGKPLARGGGVSCGGTLAQGSNTVTVGG; via the coding sequence ATGACTGCTGCAGTAGGCAGACTGGATGATAATTGTACTGGACACAGTTGCCCAAGTGTTGCTGGTTCAAATAATGTTACTGTCAATAGCATCAAGGTGCTCAGGGTCGATGATGGGTATGCATCTCATACTTGTTCAGCAATACCTGAGACACACGGTGGTTCTCAGGCAGTAGGTTCATCCAGTGTTACGGTTAACGGAAAGCCATTGGCTCGTGGTGGTGGTGTGAGCTGTGGCGGAACGCTCGCGCAAGGTTCAAACACTGTTACAGTAGGAGGTTAA
- a CDS encoding phage minor head protein gives MDNGTTITEFRKDFDKLVKKHGWNYKGKRGWRTCVIYDTNLRTAHAAGKWHKIQETKKDRPYLQYVTVDDERAREQHQEWDGTQPQG, from the coding sequence ATTGATAACGGCACAACAATTACCGAGTTTCGAAAAGATTTTGACAAATTGGTTAAAAAGCACGGCTGGAACTACAAAGGTAAACGCGGTTGGCGCACTTGTGTTATTTACGACACTAATTTACGCACCGCCCACGCCGCAGGTAAGTGGCACAAAATTCAAGAAACAAAAAAAGACAGGCCATATCTGCAGTATGTAACTGTTGACGATGAACGCGCACGCGAGCAACATCAAGAATGGGATGGTACACAGCCTCAAGGCTGA
- the argB gene encoding acetylglutamate kinase, whose product MLNMSDNTHNIASVLTESLPYIQKFQDKTIVIKYGGNAMVDKALKSSFARDIVLMKSVGMNPIVVHGGGPQIGKILEKIGKQSQFIDGMRVTDAETMDVVEMVLGGLVNKEIVNLIHQHGGHSIGLTGKDGSLISAKKLKHDIKPTSEIIDLGHVGEVDKIDTSVINLLLKGDFIPVIAPIGVGKDGFSYNINADLVAGAIAQALNAEKLILLTNTSGLLDANDELLTGLDANIIDGLIEDGTIHSGMLPKINCALSAVKNGVKSTHIIDGRVAHAVLLEVFTDSGVGTLITCNE is encoded by the coding sequence ATGTTAAACATGTCTGATAACACACACAATATTGCAAGCGTCTTAACAGAAAGCTTGCCTTATATTCAAAAGTTCCAAGACAAAACCATCGTCATTAAATATGGCGGTAATGCTATGGTTGATAAGGCCTTAAAATCCAGTTTTGCACGTGATATTGTGCTGATGAAATCAGTGGGCATGAATCCAATTGTAGTGCATGGTGGTGGCCCACAAATTGGTAAGATATTAGAGAAAATTGGCAAACAAAGTCAATTCATTGATGGTATGCGCGTTACCGATGCAGAAACCATGGACGTGGTTGAAATGGTGCTAGGTGGCTTGGTTAATAAAGAAATTGTCAATCTCATTCATCAACATGGCGGTCATTCAATTGGCTTGACCGGTAAAGATGGTAGCCTAATTTCTGCTAAAAAATTAAAGCATGATATTAAACCAACCTCTGAAATTATTGATCTTGGCCATGTGGGCGAGGTGGATAAAATTGACACTTCAGTGATTAATTTATTATTAAAAGGGGATTTTATTCCAGTTATCGCACCTATTGGTGTGGGCAAAGATGGTTTTTCTTATAATATAAACGCAGATTTGGTTGCAGGTGCAATTGCACAAGCATTGAATGCTGAAAAGTTAATATTATTAACCAATACGTCTGGTTTATTAGATGCCAATGATGAATTATTAACTGGGCTTGATGCCAATATTATTGATGGATTGATTGAGGACGGTACGATTCATAGTGGCATGTTGCCAAAAATTAATTGCGCTCTATCAGCCGTTAAAAATGGCGTTAAATCTACGCATATTATTGATGGACGGGTTGCGCACGCGGTATTGTTAGAAGTTTTTACCGATAGTGGTGTAGGCACGTTAATTACTTGCAATGAATAA
- a CDS encoding phage virion morphogenesis protein: protein MQTKLNTLAHLPDNLRPVLSEVGDYLVSETTQRFRDSISPKGENWQSGKVIAKQHISSA, encoded by the coding sequence ATACAGACAAAACTAAATACGCTTGCACATTTGCCTGATAATCTCAGACCAGTGCTGAGTGAAGTCGGTGATTATTTAGTATCTGAGACCACACAAAGATTTAGAGACTCAATCTCACCTAAGGGCGAAAACTGGCAAAGCGGAAAAGTAATTGCTAAGCAACACATTAGCAGTGCTTAA